In Verrucomicrobiota bacterium, the sequence GAGTCACGACCGGGAAGCGCTCGGCCAGTTCGAGCAGGTTCGAGATTTTGAGAGCCTGAACAATTCCAACGCGGTTGAGAAATGAGATCGTTTCGGTTTCCCATGAACCGCTGGGTAGGGCGAGCCTGTCCCCAGCGAGCCGGTCCGGACGTGTTCCAGGCGTGTCGAGCGGCTCGCCGAGACGGCCTCGCCCTACCATCGACGGGTTCAAGGGCCGAGTGCATGGTTCCGAGACCAAGGCAGCTTCCCATGAACCAACCCACCCCTTCGCCCCTCCCGGGAGGGGAACTGAGCCATGCGACGCCGGACGGAGATACCTTCCCGGGTCCGGCGAGCCTGTCCGCAGCGAGCCGTGTCGGACGTGTTCCACGCGCGTCGAGCGGCTCGCCGGGACGGACTCGCCCTACCCGCCTGCTATGACCTTGTGGCTGATCATCTATAAAAGCCTTCGCCAGCACGCGTTCTCGACCGTGCTCACGGCCTTGTCCATCGCGCTGGCGGGAGGCTTGTTGATGTCTGTGTGGACGGTTCGCGAACAATCGCACGCCGCCTTCACGGGCATGAGCGGCGGTTTCGACGCCGTGCTGGGCGCGCGTTCTGCCAAACTTCAGTTGGTTCTCAACGCGGTCTTTCACCTCGAAGAATCACCCGGCAATCTGGGGTGGTCCGATTACCTGGAGATTCAAAAAAATCCCAACGTCGAATTGGCGGTCCCGATCGCGATGGGCGACAATTATCGCGGCTACCGCCTGGTGGGAACTTCGCCGGAGTTTTTCACGAAGGCCGAATACGCGCCGGGCAAGCGTTGCGCCCCGCGCGCCCCAGGGCGAATCTTTGATCCCACCGCGCGCGAAGCCGTCGCGGGAAGTCTCGTGGCGGAGAAGCTTGGCCTGAAACGGGGCGACGTGATCCATCCCTTCCATGGCCTCCTGTTCGACGAAGAAAAGGAACACGCGGAAACCTATTTGGTCGTCGGAATCCTGGAACCGACGAACACTCCGGCGGACCGTGTGATCTGGATTCCACTGGAAGGTTTGCAGCGAATGAGCGGACACGATCCCGCCGCCGCCTCGGACATCAGCGCCGTGCTCATCAAACTCAAAGCGGGCAGCGCGATCGCCGGGCAGCGCCTCAACTTGCTCTACAACAAGGAAGGAAGCCGGCTCACGTTCGCCTGGCCCATCGGGCAAATCATGGCGCAACTTTTTGGAAAGATCGCCTGGTTCGATCGCGTGCTGGAACTCGTGGCGTACCTGGTCGCGCTCGTCGCCACCGGTTCGATTCTCGCCAGCCTTTACAATTCGATGAATGAGCGCCGCCGGGAGATCGCCATCCTGCGCGCGCTGGGCGCGCATCGGCGCACGGTGTTGGCTTCGATTATTTTGGAAGCCGCCGCAATTGCCACCTTGGGCATGGCGATTGGATTTGGATTTTACGCGGTGATTCTGCTGGGCGTGGCTTCGGTAGTGCGCGCGCAGACGGGCATCGTGCTCGACCCGCTGGCGTTTCACGCGATCATGCTCTGGGCGCCGCTGGGATTGATCGGGCTGAGCGCGTTGTCCGGCATTGTTCCGGCCGTGAAAGCGTATCGCACGGACGTCGCGGAGAACCTGGCGCCGATTTCTTAGCCAACAATGCAGTCGAAACCGGGGAGCACACGCGCCCTCGCGTGTTCCGACCGGCGCCTCGCCGGTCGGAAGGAACGCGTCAGAAGGTCAGTCGATGGTGAGTGTTCGACGGAACCCTCGTGGTCGGCGAGGGCGCCGACCACGGCACGCGAGGGCGCGTGCGCTCCCCGTCGAAATCAATAGATGGCTTAGCCGTAACGATGAGCAGAGTTGAAACCGCGCCTGGACCAGAGTAAAAGCAATGCCGAGACGTTATGAGCAATCCGATGTGGAATCTAAGCGCTGAATTGCGAGCAGCATTTTGCGCTTCCCTGGCCGCCTGCCTCCTCGCTGGCTGCTCTGCGTCAAGCCGGTCCTCCGAAGACAACGCGCCGGCGGACATCCGGGGCGAACCGATCAATCCGTCGAAGCCCGAATCCAAACCTTCCGTTGCCGATTCCAGCGGATCCGCCTCGACGAATTCGACCCAGAGCGAGCTCCAGCGCTCGGAACAGGTTCAGACAGCGGCAGGGCCGAACCTCGCCCAGCCGCAGGATTCCCAGGCTCCGAATTCCACCACCGAGGAATTTGTTCCCGTGGCATTCGACAAACTGGCTTCCTTCAATTTCGTGATCCCGGATGACCGGCCTTCGACCAACCAGGTCGCGACCCCTTCCAAATCCGAGGAGCAGATTCCGGCCGGCGTGAAGGCGCTCGATCAAACGAAGGTCGCGCTCAAAGGTTTCATGCTTCCGCTCCGCGTCGAAAGCGGACTCGTCACGGAAATGCTCATCATGCGCGACCAATCGATGTGTTGTTACGGGACCGTGCCCAAGATCAACGAGTGGGTGAGCGTCAAAATGACGAACAAAGGCGTGAAGCCCATCATGGATCAGCCCGTGACGGTTTTTGGCAAGCTTCGCGTCGGCGAAATGCGCGAGAACGGCTACCTCGTCGGCATCTACGCGATGGACGGCGAAAAGATGGCCGTCCCGGCGGATCTCTGAAAGCGTGAGCGGGGCGGTGCTGAGGCGCTGCCGCATCGACAGAAGACCGACTGCGCGGCAACGAGACCTACCGGGTTCATGGGAAGTTCGCTAGGTTTCAGAATCATGCACACGGCCCATGAACCCGGCAGGGCGAGTCCGTCCCGGCGAGCCGCTCGACGTGCGTGGAACACGTCCGACTCGGCTCGCTGGGGACAGGCTCGCCCTACCGTCTGGTTCATGAGAAGACAAAAACCTGTGGCATTGTGGCACCGATTGGCGCTGGGCCTGGCCTTGCTGGCCCTTCCCGCACTCGCCGCGGAACGCCTCGAATTCACTCGCCTGGTCGCCCATTGGTCGGATTACGCTGATCCGGGTTATCTGCCGTTTATCGAGGAAGTGAAACCGGAAATCGCGCAGGTGGGTTTCTACGGGGCGCACTTCTGGAGTCTGGCCGACACTCCGTATGGCAAGGGTTATCCGGCGCATTTCCCAGTGCAAGGCCATCGCCCCTGCGCGGAATGGTTCGCGCGCCTCAACGCAGAGTTGCATCGCCGCGGGGTGAAAGTCGTCGGCCACATGAACGTGAAGTTCCTCGTCGGCGATCCGGAAAGTGCGGAAGGGCCGCGCGGCTTTTTCCGGTTTTATCGGCAGCAATGGGACGCGGATCAACTCGGCGCGAAACCCGCGGAGGATCCGCTGGAGTTCCTCGAGAAAGGTCGGGACGGCAAACCGATCTCCAACCAGAACTACAGCATCGGCGGCATGCGGGAATACTGGGCGTGCCTGAACAATCCGACCTGGCGCGAAGTGTTGAAAGCGTGGACGCGCTTCGGCATTCGGCAAGGCGTGGATGGGTTCATCGTCAATTACTTCTACCGCCACGATTGCCATTGCGAACACTGCCTCCGCGGATTCAAAGATCACCTGCGCGAACGCTTCTCTCCACAGGAGCTGGAGCGCCGCTTTCAAGTTCGCGACCTCGCGGAGCATCGCTTCGATGAAATTGTCGGCTGGCATGATCCGGCGCGGTCCCCGCCGATCCGCCGTGAGATGCTTGCGTTTTCGCAACTCGCGAACAAACGCGCGTTCGATGAAGTGTTCGTGCAGTTTGGACGCTCCCTCAAACCGGACCTGATCGTGGCCCAGTGGAATCATCTGGGGAACTTCAGCCAGATCAGCGGGGATGAGCGATGTCTGCTCCCGGCGGATGTTTGGGGTCGAGATGAAGATTACCTCTGGTACAGCACCGGCGACGCCGCCAACTTTACTGACATCACGGCGGGACTTCTTGGCGAAGCGACTCTGCAAGCGCGTTACATTCGCGGCGCGTTCGCCGACAAGCCGTTCACGCTGGGCAAATACGAGAGCACCCGCATCCGCGCCGCCATCGCAGAGCTGGCCGCGAACGGCGGCGCGCCCATGGGATTCTACACGCGCTTCACCGATCCGCTGGCCCGCCAGGAAATCGTGCGCTACTACGGCTTTCTCCGCCGCCACGACGCGCTTTATCGCGGCAACGGCTCTTACGCAGAGTTGCTCCTGCTTTTTCCGCGAGCCCGCGTGCATCAAGGCGACGTGACCGCCGTCGAACGATTCAAGGAGATCGGCCGGCGGTTGCTGGATGCGCACGTGTTGTTCGATGTCGCTCCCGATGACCTGAAGGACGCGCGGGGCCAAAACCGTTACGCTGCCGTGTTCGATCCGGGCGATCCACGGCTGGAGGCCCACGCGGTCACGGCGCGGTTCCCGGAATCCCTGAGCCGATTTGAAGCGCCGCCGGCCGTTCGCGTGTCCGCCAGCCGTCCGGTCGCGGACGAAGAAATCGATCTCCATTTCGTGAATTACAATCGCGTGGAACCGGCGCAGAAGCGGAGTCCGGGCAGCGGGATTCAGGATGAAAAACCCATCACCGCGCCCGGATTTCGCGCGCGCTTTCGTCTCCCGCCGGGGACGCGGGCGGGGCGGTTGGAATTCGTAACGCCGGAGAAACCGGCCGCCGAGATTCTGAAATTCGAACCGAGCGGCGCCGAAATCCGATTCGAAGTGCCCTCCTTCCTCGTTTACGGAGTCGTTCGCGTGCAGATCCAGTCCGGCGAATGACGCTTGGCAAGGCGGCGCTGCCCCCAGCGAGCCGATCCGAACGTATTCCCAGCACGCCGCGCGGCTCGCCGAGACGGGCTCGCCCTACCAGGTTTATGGGAGGTGTGGATGACACCGAGATCACTGCTTGTCAGGGAAGTGAGTTGCGCCTACAAGAAGCGCATGAACCGTCGAAATTTCCTCAAAACTGGCGCGGCGGGTTTGGCCTTGTCCGCTCTTCCCAACTACGCCGCAGAATTCGCCGATCAAAAGAAACGCGTCGGGCTCATTGGCACGGGCTGGTACGGCAAGTGCGATTTGTTCCGATTGATCCAGGTCGCGCCCGTCGAAGTCGTCTCGCTTTGCGACGTGGACAAGCGCCTGCTGGCGGAGGCCGCGGACATGGTCGCGGCCCGGCAAGCTTCGAAGAAGAAGCCGCGCACTTACGCTGACTACCGCGAAATGCTGAAAGAGAAAGACCACGACATCGTGCTGGTCGAAACCCCGGACCACTGGCACGCCTTGCCGATGATCGCGGCCGTTCAAGCGGGCGCAGATGTCTGGGTGCAAAAGCCGATCAGCGCCGATGTCGTCGAAGGCCAGGCCATGCTCGCCGCGGCGCGCAAATACAACCGCGTCGTGCAGGTGAACACGCAACGCCGCAGCACTCCGCATTTGATCGAGGCCAGGGACCGAATCCTCAAGGAAGGGAAGCTGGGCAAGATCGCGCACGTCGATATCTGCTGCTACTGGGGCATGGGGCGAGCTGGCCGGACGCCGGACGTGCCCGTTCCCGATTACCTCGATTACGAGATGTGGACCGGCCCGGCGCCGATGCGGCCCTTCAACCGCCGGACCCATCCGCGCGGCTGGCGCGCCTTCATGGAATACGGCAACGGCATCGTGGGCGACATGTGCATCCACATGCTCGACATGGTGCGTTGGATGCTCGATTTAGGCTGGCCGCAACGGGTCAGTTCCACTGGCGGCATCCTGGTCGAGAAAGAGAGCAACGCCAACACCACTGACACGCAGACCGCGACGTTCGACTTCGGAGACCTTCAGGTGGTTTGGAAACACCGCACGTGGGGTGACATGCCGGATCCCGATTATCCCTGGGCCGCGACGTTTTACGGAGACAAAGGCACGCTCAAAGCCAGCGTGTTCAATTACGAGTTTTTCCCGCGGGGCAAAAAGGAGCCGACTGCCAAAGGCGAGCCGCTCTACGAGTACGACAAATATCCCGAAGACCAGACTGAGAAAGATTTGGAAAAACATTGCGCCTCAGCGATTCGCTGGCACATGAAGGATTTCCTGTCAGCCATCGCCAAGCGTAGCAAGCCGGTAGCCGATATTGAGCAAGGGTTCATTTCGAGCGCCTCCTGCATTCTGGCCAATCATTCCATGAAACTCGGCCGCACTCTGACATGGGACGCCGCGAAGGGCCAGGTCGTGGGCGATGACGAAGCCAATCGCCTTTTGCGCCGGACTTATCGTTCGCCCTGGGTTCATCCGGAGCCGGCGAGCGTCTGAGTCAGGCGAAGGTATCCCCTCGACGGTGGGGCGACGCTCCTGCGGAGCCTTTCCTCGATGGCATTGGCTCGGCGGGAGTCTCGTCCCACCCTCAACTGAGGCCATACCAGGCCATACCAGGCAGGCGAAGATACTCCTTGCGTTCTCGCGAAATTGCGGGGAGCGTAGGGCATTCTTGAACGATCTGATCGTCCCGGTTTCCCAAAAGGCAGCCAAGCAACCCCGGATCGTCCTGTTTAGGCTAACATGACTGAAATCAAACTCAGGAGAGGCGACGACGTAGGCAAGGCGCTGCGGCGATTGAAGAAAGCGCTCGGCCGAGAGCGGCTCTTCGATGAACTCAAAAAGCGGCGCCATTTTCAAAAACCGAGCGATTACCTCCGGAAGAAACAGAAGGAGGCGCGGTTCAACGCCATGCTGCGCCAGCGCCACGCCGACCAGTGAGGCGGCGCAAGGCACGCAAGCGGAATGTCAACGCGGCGGCCAAAGTCCCACCAATGGTAGCGCGTGCTGCCGCGCCGCCGCATCGTGCGGACCGCAGCCTTCAGGCTGCATCCGCGCACTCTCCGGAGTCCAGCGCTGAAGCGGCCTAAAGGCCGCGGTCCAGAGGAACGCGTCATGGGAAGTTCCCCGGATCCTCGGAACCATGCGCTCGGCCCAAGAAACTTTGAACTCCCAGCGCGGCGGGAGAGGCGCGCACTCGTTTGGTTGCGGCGTCAGCCGCGCTGGGTGTTTCGTGGGCCAAACCCCTTTTCCAGTTCAGCTCGGCACGATCACGCTCTTGGCGGATTCCCAGCGGGCGGTCGTGGCCAGGGCTTCGTTCGCTTGATCCAAGTCGAAGCGATGACTGACCATGGTGTGGAAGGGGAATTCCGTCTGGTGCGTCCGGAGAAAATCAATCGCGACCTTCAGGTGACGCGGTTCGCTCGACCACGATCCGAAAACCTGGAGTTGTTTGCGCGTGATGACCTGCGGGTTGAAGACCACGGTCCCCGCGTCGCAATAATGGCCCAGGACGAGATATTTGCCCCCGTCGCGGCACATTTCCATGCCTTCAGGCACGGCTGACGGGATTCCAACGCATTCCAGGACGGCGTCCGCGCCGTGGCCGCCGGTGAGGTCGTGGACCGCCGCGATTCGCTGTTTTGGATCGGACACGTCGGACAGATCGATGACGTGATCCGCGCCGAAGCGCCGCGCGGTTTCGAGCCGATGTTTGGGGCCTC encodes:
- the rpsU gene encoding 30S ribosomal protein S21; amino-acid sequence: MTEIKLRRGDDVGKALRRLKKALGRERLFDELKKRRHFQKPSDYLRKKQKEARFNAMLRQRHADQ
- a CDS encoding DUF3299 domain-containing protein, giving the protein MSNPMWNLSAELRAAFCASLAACLLAGCSASSRSSEDNAPADIRGEPINPSKPESKPSVADSSGSASTNSTQSELQRSEQVQTAAGPNLAQPQDSQAPNSTTEEFVPVAFDKLASFNFVIPDDRPSTNQVATPSKSEEQIPAGVKALDQTKVALKGFMLPLRVESGLVTEMLIMRDQSMCCYGTVPKINEWVSVKMTNKGVKPIMDQPVTVFGKLRVGEMRENGYLVGIYAMDGEKMAVPADL
- a CDS encoding Gfo/Idh/MocA family oxidoreductase produces the protein MNRRNFLKTGAAGLALSALPNYAAEFADQKKRVGLIGTGWYGKCDLFRLIQVAPVEVVSLCDVDKRLLAEAADMVAARQASKKKPRTYADYREMLKEKDHDIVLVETPDHWHALPMIAAVQAGADVWVQKPISADVVEGQAMLAAARKYNRVVQVNTQRRSTPHLIEARDRILKEGKLGKIAHVDICCYWGMGRAGRTPDVPVPDYLDYEMWTGPAPMRPFNRRTHPRGWRAFMEYGNGIVGDMCIHMLDMVRWMLDLGWPQRVSSTGGILVEKESNANTTDTQTATFDFGDLQVVWKHRTWGDMPDPDYPWAATFYGDKGTLKASVFNYEFFPRGKKEPTAKGEPLYEYDKYPEDQTEKDLEKHCASAIRWHMKDFLSAIAKRSKPVADIEQGFISSASCILANHSMKLGRTLTWDAAKGQVVGDDEANRLLRRTYRSPWVHPEPASV
- a CDS encoding FtsX-like permease family protein, with protein sequence MTLWLIIYKSLRQHAFSTVLTALSIALAGGLLMSVWTVREQSHAAFTGMSGGFDAVLGARSAKLQLVLNAVFHLEESPGNLGWSDYLEIQKNPNVELAVPIAMGDNYRGYRLVGTSPEFFTKAEYAPGKRCAPRAPGRIFDPTAREAVAGSLVAEKLGLKRGDVIHPFHGLLFDEEKEHAETYLVVGILEPTNTPADRVIWIPLEGLQRMSGHDPAAASDISAVLIKLKAGSAIAGQRLNLLYNKEGSRLTFAWPIGQIMAQLFGKIAWFDRVLELVAYLVALVATGSILASLYNSMNERRREIAILRALGAHRRTVLASIILEAAAIATLGMAIGFGFYAVILLGVASVVRAQTGIVLDPLAFHAIMLWAPLGLIGLSALSGIVPAVKAYRTDVAENLAPIS